In Bacillus kexueae, a genomic segment contains:
- the putP gene encoding sodium/proline symporter PutP: MHIYEFIAIGIYFLVMLGIGLYAYKKSTDDLSGYMLGGRKLGPAVTALSAGASDMSGWLLMGLPGAMYAAGISSIWIAIGLTIGAYFNYLLVAPRLRVYTEVANNSITIPDFFENRFKDGSKSLRLVSAIVIFIFFTLYTSSGMVAGGTLFESAFNLDYKLGLIVTASVVVLYTLFGGFLAVSLTDFVQGTIMVLALIIVPIVAFTEVGGVGPAFSEIESINPAYLDIFKGTSFLGLISLFAWGLGYFGQPHIIVRFMAINSVKELNSARRIGIGWMILTVVGAMLIGLIGIAYVSKTGITLENPETIFIKFAEVLFHPLVTGFLLSAILAAIMSTISSQLLVTSSAVTEDFYKAFFKRNATEKELVTIGRIAVLGVALVSMFLSLNPNDTILGLVGYAWAGFGAAFGPVIILSLHWKRMTKWGALAGMIVGTLTVLIWANTPLSAQIYEMIPGFILSFIAVYVVSLLTKEPEQDITSTFEKMEEKLAEELK, encoded by the coding sequence ATGCATATTTATGAATTTATTGCCATAGGGATTTATTTCTTAGTAATGTTGGGGATTGGGCTATATGCGTATAAAAAATCCACAGATGACCTATCTGGCTATATGCTAGGTGGACGTAAGCTCGGACCAGCGGTGACAGCTTTGTCGGCTGGGGCTTCTGATATGAGTGGATGGCTATTAATGGGACTACCTGGCGCTATGTATGCAGCTGGTATTTCAAGCATTTGGATTGCAATCGGTTTAACAATTGGGGCCTATTTCAATTACTTATTAGTAGCACCTCGTTTACGTGTTTACACGGAGGTTGCAAACAATTCCATTACAATTCCAGATTTCTTTGAAAATCGATTCAAAGATGGATCAAAGTCATTACGACTTGTTTCAGCTATTGTAATTTTTATTTTCTTTACTCTTTATACTTCATCTGGAATGGTTGCTGGCGGAACATTATTTGAATCTGCATTTAACTTAGACTACAAGCTAGGATTAATTGTTACAGCAAGCGTTGTTGTACTTTACACACTTTTCGGAGGCTTTTTAGCGGTAAGTTTAACCGACTTTGTTCAAGGAACGATTATGGTATTAGCTCTAATTATTGTACCAATTGTTGCGTTCACTGAAGTCGGTGGTGTTGGACCTGCTTTCAGCGAAATTGAAAGCATTAATCCGGCTTATTTAGATATCTTTAAAGGAACATCCTTCCTTGGGCTGATTTCGTTATTTGCATGGGGACTTGGTTACTTTGGACAACCTCATATCATCGTGCGCTTTATGGCGATTAATTCTGTTAAAGAGTTAAACTCAGCTCGTCGTATCGGAATTGGATGGATGATTTTAACGGTTGTTGGTGCAATGTTAATTGGATTAATTGGTATTGCTTATGTGTCCAAAACAGGCATTACTCTTGAAAATCCAGAAACAATCTTCATCAAATTTGCTGAGGTATTATTCCATCCGCTCGTAACAGGATTTTTACTCTCTGCTATTTTAGCGGCGATTATGAGTACGATTTCGTCTCAGCTTTTAGTTACATCGAGCGCGGTAACGGAAGATTTCTATAAAGCCTTTTTCAAACGAAATGCTACGGAAAAAGAGCTAGTAACAATCGGTCGTATTGCAGTACTTGGAGTAGCATTAGTATCTATGTTCTTATCTCTTAATCCGAATGACACGATTCTTGGACTCGTTGGATACGCTTGGGCTGGTTTCGGTGCGGCGTTTGGTCCAGTAATTATTTTAAGCCTTCACTGGAAGCGTATGACGAAATGGGGCGCGCTAGCTGGTATGATTGTCGGAACTTTGACTGTATTAATTTGGGCGAACACACCTTTAAGCGCGCAAATTTACGAAATGATTCCAGGATTTATTTTAAGCTTTATTGCTGTCTATGTTGTGAGTCTATTAACGAAAGAGCCAGAACAAGACATCACTTCCACATTCGAAAAGATGGAAGAAAAGTTAGCCGAAGAGTTAAAATAA
- a CDS encoding LysM peptidoglycan-binding domain-containing protein — translation MRVVHTKVQLEKNKYVLYVYVDGYTTEFSNEFQQDDEIPSSLRHEIRNIVQKRYPHLKITAVKVVIGTMLVAGFPFSSKATYATSNDPSVREEYPLLTYRVQGGDTLYLIAEKFRTSIAQLKSFNQLSSNTIYPGQELTIPAFSYEVTSGDSLSLIAKKFGTTVDSIKEMNKLTSDVIFAGQHLLIPATASNEKAAPSKPLTDYTVVKGDSLSLIAKRFSMTVEELKQLNGLSTDHIYIGQTVKVYAKSVEEEITEGASTSTYIVVAGDTLSLIAKKFNVTVDSLKKVNQLTTDVIYVGQSLKIPTQPENPVQTQTHVVEAGDTLYKIAVRYGVTVQDIKEKNNLQSDVIYVGQRIIIPIQQPVSNDNTNVEETYVVAQGDTLSLIAKKHNTTVDAIKALNGLNTDIIYVGQTLKIPTNQWNDLLEIREVVVEEVIHSQNQRNLTIRGVANPNGKIRIEAGTVEHVTTANESGEFSTEVDVSSLPDGSFEIRVLAYNDVRSSNPIIREVVKDTKGPSTLSLYVTPTINQLNQNNFVIRGESEPNATIFISLTDGTLTKTYDVQVSASGQFEVGVDVSGFHEGAIQMMAKATDSLGNVGKEQKVTTIKDTHLVKPTVHPLSPIRKDNVHQYTIIGDAEPQSAVFLTITDGVNQPIERTVKTDLEGRFIASLDLSDLSDQPISITVRSEDEAGNKSDPVVTTVIKDTNVEVPRLTNIPILTSVNAKTYTIEGTGEPNSKVQAIFRNQLGQELSVEGSTDSTGKFQLEQNLSSVDFVSGEIEVYVQDAVGNVSPSSIIPIKVDQEGPNDLLIEQLDDISRQNVSSYKIKGTTEQNATVFVTISDGYKQTVFETKASDTGDFTIELNGSEWKDGLIFIRIEAIDELGNRGAIFEKQIQKDTVQPTSVVISNHLGEINSSNQRDFVIRGTSEEDGAIVKIHASDGQNDLEKTALVTNGTFEIPIDVSTLQDGLITFSVSQRDEVGNESDSVKFSINKDTESVTPVILESLVRNIGGAFSYLIKGKGEEGATISLTITSNIGSETFQLTALEDGSFNFEMNVTNHLQHRPLITVQQIDKAGNESRTAIVGISSYIVGAGDTLWKVANRFGTTVTELMTLNQLQSSTIYIGQTIFLPTIAGLQVSAIPETEAFNMGYLYFGTTKEFIDTMNQTSGTINVVSPTYFDLNSDGSLKLTSQTDRFFVANMQANGIRVVPFLSNHWDQEVGVKALENREKLAEQIAEAIYTYNLDGVNVDIENVSHVHREAYVDLVRLLREKLPEGKEVSVAVAANPEGLTTGWQGSYDYKQLADYSDYLMIMSYDESYPGSEPGPVASLEFVEKSIQYALNQGVPKEKIVMGIGHYGRYWKIGEPFGGHGISNQQVRELVEQYNGSITFDEETMSPKATFTIGPQDPPANVYGRELTMGTYIVWFEDERSMKAKYDLIKKYGIKGTGNWGMAQENPEFWEAFKTWVSDVEKVNGEGIE, via the coding sequence ATGAGAGTTGTTCATACAAAGGTTCAATTAGAAAAAAATAAGTATGTTCTGTATGTGTATGTTGACGGTTATACAACAGAATTTTCCAATGAATTTCAACAAGATGATGAAATTCCTTCCTCTTTACGACACGAAATTAGAAACATTGTTCAGAAACGTTATCCTCATTTAAAGATAACAGCGGTGAAAGTCGTAATTGGTACGATGCTCGTAGCAGGCTTTCCTTTTTCGAGTAAAGCTACATATGCCACATCAAATGATCCCTCTGTAAGAGAAGAGTACCCTTTGCTAACCTATCGTGTGCAGGGAGGAGATACTCTCTATCTCATTGCAGAAAAGTTTCGTACGTCTATCGCTCAGTTAAAATCGTTTAATCAGTTATCCAGTAACACCATTTATCCAGGACAAGAGCTAACGATTCCGGCGTTCTCTTATGAAGTAACTTCAGGAGATAGCTTATCACTTATTGCTAAAAAGTTTGGTACAACAGTTGATTCAATCAAGGAGATGAATAAGCTTACCTCTGATGTTATATTTGCTGGACAGCATTTGCTTATTCCGGCCACTGCTTCTAATGAAAAGGCAGCCCCATCCAAGCCGTTAACGGACTATACCGTTGTAAAAGGAGATAGTCTCTCTTTAATTGCTAAACGTTTTTCGATGACGGTAGAAGAATTGAAACAGCTAAATGGACTGTCGACAGATCATATATACATCGGCCAAACGGTAAAAGTATATGCCAAGTCAGTAGAAGAAGAAATAACCGAAGGAGCATCAACTTCAACATATATAGTAGTAGCTGGAGATACCCTTTCGCTTATTGCGAAAAAATTTAACGTAACGGTGGACTCATTAAAAAAGGTAAATCAATTAACAACTGATGTTATATACGTAGGTCAATCATTAAAAATCCCTACTCAACCAGAAAATCCTGTACAAACGCAAACTCACGTTGTAGAAGCAGGCGATACGTTGTATAAAATAGCTGTTCGATATGGTGTAACAGTCCAAGACATTAAAGAAAAGAACAACTTGCAAAGTGACGTCATATATGTTGGACAGCGAATTATTATTCCAATTCAACAGCCGGTGAGTAATGATAACACAAATGTAGAGGAAACGTACGTTGTCGCGCAAGGAGATACTTTAAGTTTGATTGCGAAAAAGCATAATACGACGGTAGACGCGATTAAAGCGTTAAATGGGTTAAATACGGACATCATTTATGTGGGTCAAACGTTAAAGATACCGACAAATCAATGGAACGATTTATTAGAAATAAGAGAAGTTGTAGTGGAAGAGGTCATTCATAGTCAAAATCAACGGAACTTGACGATAAGAGGAGTGGCAAATCCGAACGGAAAGATTCGAATTGAAGCAGGTACCGTAGAACATGTGACCACAGCAAATGAATCGGGGGAATTTTCTACAGAAGTGGACGTATCCAGCCTTCCGGATGGTTCATTTGAAATTCGAGTTTTAGCCTATAATGATGTTCGTTCAAGCAATCCTATAATTCGCGAAGTAGTCAAAGATACGAAAGGACCTTCCACTCTATCACTTTACGTTACTCCGACAATTAACCAGCTTAATCAAAATAATTTCGTCATTCGTGGAGAATCTGAGCCTAATGCAACCATCTTCATATCCTTAACTGATGGAACTTTAACAAAAACATACGATGTTCAAGTGTCGGCAAGTGGGCAATTCGAGGTAGGAGTCGATGTGTCTGGCTTTCACGAAGGAGCCATTCAAATGATGGCGAAAGCAACAGATTCATTGGGCAATGTCGGCAAAGAACAGAAAGTAACTACAATAAAGGACACTCATTTAGTAAAGCCGACCGTTCATCCTCTTTCGCCAATTAGGAAAGATAATGTACATCAATATACCATCATAGGGGATGCAGAGCCTCAATCAGCGGTTTTTCTAACCATCACTGACGGTGTCAATCAGCCGATTGAAAGGACAGTTAAGACGGATTTAGAAGGAAGATTTATCGCATCTCTTGATCTTTCAGATTTAAGTGATCAGCCAATTTCCATCACTGTTCGTTCAGAAGATGAAGCAGGGAATAAAAGTGATCCTGTTGTCACGACTGTCATAAAAGATACAAATGTAGAGGTCCCTAGATTAACGAACATCCCCATTTTAACTTCTGTCAATGCAAAAACATATACCATCGAAGGAACAGGAGAACCAAATTCAAAGGTTCAAGCCATCTTTCGAAATCAATTAGGACAAGAGTTGTCAGTGGAAGGATCCACTGATTCAACGGGGAAGTTTCAATTGGAACAAAATCTTTCATCGGTTGATTTTGTCAGTGGAGAGATTGAGGTTTATGTTCAAGATGCTGTAGGGAATGTGAGCCCTTCCTCGATTATCCCAATTAAAGTGGATCAAGAAGGTCCAAACGATTTACTGATTGAACAGTTGGATGATATATCACGACAGAACGTATCTTCATACAAAATAAAAGGAACCACTGAACAAAATGCGACGGTATTTGTCACCATATCGGACGGATACAAGCAAACTGTATTTGAGACCAAGGCCTCTGATACAGGCGATTTTACCATTGAATTGAATGGTAGTGAGTGGAAAGATGGATTAATTTTCATTCGCATAGAAGCGATTGATGAATTAGGAAACAGAGGAGCGATTTTTGAAAAGCAAATCCAAAAAGATACCGTCCAACCGACATCCGTTGTTATTTCAAATCACTTAGGTGAAATAAATTCGTCCAATCAGCGTGATTTTGTTATTAGAGGTACGAGTGAAGAAGATGGAGCTATTGTCAAAATACATGCATCGGATGGACAAAATGATTTGGAAAAAACAGCTCTTGTTACGAATGGAACCTTTGAAATTCCGATCGATGTTTCTACCCTTCAAGATGGTCTTATAACCTTTTCGGTTTCTCAGCGAGATGAAGTAGGAAACGAAAGTGACTCCGTCAAGTTTTCTATTAACAAAGATACGGAATCCGTGACTCCTGTAATATTGGAGAGTTTAGTGAGGAATATCGGAGGGGCGTTCTCTTATCTTATCAAAGGAAAGGGAGAGGAAGGAGCGACAATCTCTCTTACCATTACAAGCAATATAGGTTCTGAAACATTTCAGCTAACAGCTTTAGAGGACGGTTCTTTTAATTTTGAAATGAATGTAACGAACCATCTTCAGCATCGCCCCCTCATAACCGTTCAGCAAATTGATAAAGCAGGAAATGAAAGTAGGACTGCTATTGTTGGGATTTCAAGTTATATTGTTGGTGCAGGTGATACCCTTTGGAAAGTAGCAAATCGGTTTGGAACGACTGTAACGGAGTTGATGACGCTCAATCAACTTCAAAGTTCGACTATCTATATTGGACAAACCATATTCCTTCCAACTATAGCAGGGCTGCAGGTTTCCGCAATTCCTGAGACAGAAGCATTTAATATGGGGTATTTGTACTTTGGGACAACAAAAGAGTTTATTGATACGATGAATCAAACAAGCGGTACGATTAATGTTGTATCACCAACTTACTTTGATTTAAATTCAGATGGGTCTTTAAAGCTCACGAGTCAGACCGATCGCTTTTTCGTCGCTAATATGCAAGCTAATGGAATCCGAGTCGTTCCTTTTTTGAGCAACCATTGGGATCAAGAAGTTGGAGTTAAAGCTTTAGAGAATCGGGAAAAACTAGCCGAACAAATCGCAGAGGCTATATATACGTATAACCTGGATGGTGTAAATGTTGATATCGAAAATGTATCGCATGTACATCGAGAGGCTTATGTAGATCTTGTAAGGCTTTTAAGAGAGAAGCTTCCTGAAGGGAAAGAGGTTTCCGTTGCTGTAGCCGCTAATCCAGAAGGGTTAACGACAGGTTGGCAAGGCTCGTATGATTATAAGCAGCTAGCCGATTATTCCGACTACTTAATGATTATGTCTTATGATGAGAGTTATCCTGGGAGTGAACCTGGACCTGTTGCTAGTCTCGAGTTCGTTGAAAAATCAATACAATATGCCCTGAATCAAGGTGTGCCAAAGGAAAAGATTGTAATGGGAATTGGGCATTATGGTCGCTACTGGAAAATTGGTGAACCGTTTGGAGGTCATGGGATATCCAATCAACAAGTCCGAGAACTTGTTGAACAGTATAACGGTTCGATTACGTTCGATGAAGAGACGATGTCACCGAAGGCTACGTTCACGATTGGACCACAAGACCCACCGGCTAATGTTTATGGTCGTGAACTAACGATGGGTACGTATATTGTTTGGTTTGAAGATGAAAGGTCTATGAAAGCGAAGTACGATTTAATTAAAAAGTACGGAATTAAAGGTACAGGGAATTGGGGAATGGCTCAAGAAAACCCTGAGTTTTGGGAAGCGTTTAAGACGTGGGTATCAGATGTAGAAAAAGTAAATGGTGAAGGAATAGAGTAA